A genomic segment from Bradyrhizobium diazoefficiens USDA 110 encodes:
- the tnpA gene encoding IS66-like element accessory protein TnpA yields MTDHMPMPKVSRLEVVSTGARRRWTLEEKQRIVTESYGGPRLVSVTARRNGLSTSQLFTWRRLAREGKLSGDAAPVLVPVEMTPAAAPISSGAPQPVSSPPAQRARAGIIEIELGGGCRVRVDRDVDAEALQRVLELLRRR; encoded by the coding sequence ATGACTGACCATATGCCTATGCCGAAGGTTTCCCGACTTGAAGTCGTCTCGACAGGCGCTCGACGTCGTTGGACATTGGAAGAAAAGCAGCGAATCGTCACCGAGAGCTATGGCGGGCCACGTCTGGTGTCGGTCACGGCACGACGTAACGGGCTGTCGACAAGCCAATTGTTCACGTGGCGCCGGTTGGCGCGGGAAGGCAAGTTGAGCGGGGATGCCGCGCCGGTGCTTGTTCCGGTTGAGATGACGCCTGCGGCGGCTCCGATCTCGAGTGGCGCGCCACAACCGGTGTCTTCACCGCCTGCGCAACGTGCACGGGCCGGCATTATCGAGATCGAGCTTGGGGGCGGCTGTCGCGTGCGCGTTGACCGGGACGTGGACGCGGAGGCGCTGCAGCGGGTTCTTGAGCTTCTGAGACGGCGATGA
- the tnpB gene encoding IS66 family insertion sequence element accessory protein TnpB (TnpB, as the term is used for proteins encoded by IS66 family insertion elements, is considered an accessory protein, since TnpC, encoded by a neighboring gene, is a DDE family transposase.), translating into MIPIPSGVRVWIATGHTDMRRGMQSLALAVQESLKRDPHAGDLYIFRGRRGDLVKILWHDGLGMSLYAKRLDRGKFIWPSASDGAVSISAAQMGPETKGPKRENPKHLEFFRRTLGCR; encoded by the coding sequence ATGATCCCGATCCCGAGCGGCGTCAGGGTCTGGATCGCCACCGGCCACACCGACATGCGCCGCGGGATGCAAAGCCTGGCGCTTGCGGTCCAGGAGAGCCTGAAGCGCGATCCTCATGCTGGCGATCTCTACATCTTCCGGGGTCGCCGCGGCGATCTGGTCAAGATCCTCTGGCATGACGGGCTGGGCATGTCGCTCTACGCCAAGCGCCTGGATCGCGGCAAGTTCATATGGCCTTCGGCGTCGGACGGCGCAGTATCGATCTCGGCGGCGCAGATGGGTCCAGAAACTAAAGGTCCCAAACGTGAAAATCCTAAACATCTCGAATTTTTCAGAAGGACTCTTGGCTGTCGATAG
- a CDS encoding transporter substrate-binding domain-containing protein produces the protein MAVDSDRADAFCSDDAILYTLRQKPARDRLEVVGRPLSFEPYGLMMRRDDSAFRLAVNKTLAELFRSGEITSLYHKWFDQFGIPLSEKLETVLQAQAVPQ, from the coding sequence TTGGCTGTCGATAGCGATCGCGCCGACGCGTTTTGTTCGGACGACGCGATCCTCTACACTTTGCGACAAAAGCCGGCTCGCGACCGTCTGGAGGTCGTCGGCCGCCCGCTCTCCTTCGAGCCGTACGGGTTAATGATGCGCCGTGACGACTCTGCGTTTCGCTTGGCTGTCAACAAGACGCTGGCCGAGCTCTTTCGCTCGGGAGAGATAACATCTCTCTACCACAAGTGGTTTGACCAATTTGGAATTCCACTGAGCGAGAAGCTCGAGACCGTTTTGCAAGCGCAAGCAGTCCCTCAATAG
- a CDS encoding ABC transporter permease subunit (The N-terminal region of this protein, as described by TIGR01726, is a three transmembrane segment that identifies a subfamily of ABC transporter permease subunits, which specificities that include histidine, arginine, glutamine, glutamate, L-cystine (sic), the opines (in Agrobacterium) octopine and nopaline, etc.), whose translation MLSYNWNWSILFQQPQLGWLLEGLRLTIVMAVVSFLLALAIGTLVGTARTARSRAVRGIGFVYTALFRNVPLLIQMFLWFYVFPELLPSNLGRWVKRDWACLSSLMAIDTYGWSSTLE comes from the coding sequence ATGCTCTCCTACAATTGGAACTGGAGTATTCTCTTCCAGCAGCCGCAGCTTGGATGGCTGCTGGAAGGTCTGCGTCTCACAATAGTCATGGCGGTGGTGAGCTTCCTCCTAGCGCTTGCGATCGGAACCTTAGTCGGTACAGCCCGCACTGCTCGATCGAGAGCGGTGCGTGGAATAGGCTTCGTCTACACAGCTCTCTTTCGGAACGTGCCATTGCTGATCCAGATGTTCCTGTGGTTCTACGTCTTTCCGGAGCTCCTGCCCTCAAATCTTGGACGCTGGGTGAAGCGGGATTGGGCGTGCTTGTCGTCCCTTATGGCGATCGATACGTACGGTTGGTCATCTACGCTGGAATAG
- a CDS encoding helix-turn-helix domain-containing protein, with protein MKTRAIVAWNVRRIRVNRGISQEQLAWKAGIDRSYMSSLERQSKNPTIDLLDRIAETLDVQLSEFFVLPPKGARSPKTLPKSRKPAGPRRKKK; from the coding sequence ATGAAAACTCGTGCGATTGTAGCCTGGAATGTGCGTCGGATTCGCGTGAATCGGGGTATCTCGCAGGAGCAATTGGCTTGGAAGGCCGGGATCGACCGCTCCTACATGAGTAGTCTTGAGCGGCAATCGAAGAACCCGACGATTGATCTTCTCGACCGCATCGCCGAAACGCTGGACGTGCAGTTGTCCGAGTTCTTTGTTCTGCCGCCCAAAGGTGCTAGGTCTCCGAAGACCTTGCCTAAAAGCCGCAAGCCAGCGGGTCCACGTCGCAAGAAAAAATAG
- a CDS encoding AAA family ATPase: MISGCPGCGKSTLLTELGRRGYATIDEPGRPVVRKELESGVPALPGTGIEARLHSAFDLSLENLTRASAFDGWVYSIAA; the protein is encoded by the coding sequence GTGATCTCGGGATGCCCCGGCTGTGGGAAGTCCACGCTGCTGACCGAACTCGGCCGACGCGGCTACGCGACGATAGATGAGCCTGGACGCCCGGTCGTAAGGAAGGAATTGGAGTCGGGCGTTCCCGCGTTGCCCGGGACAGGTATTGAAGCGCGCCTGCACAGTGCGTTTGATCTTTCCCTTGAAAACCTGACGCGAGCGAGTGCGTTCGACGGCTGGGTTTATTCGATCGCGGCCTGA